A single region of the Rhodococcus sp. W8901 genome encodes:
- a CDS encoding heat shock protein transcriptional repressor HspR, with product MSDKQRKASEVPADPDARVFVISVAAELAGMHAQTLRNYDRLGLVTPHRTTGGGRRYSPRDVALLREVQRLSQDEGVNLAGIKRIIELTNQVEALQHRVDEMAAEIARVHASYRRDLVPIPRSNALVVWKPRNQR from the coding sequence ATGAGCGACAAGCAACGCAAGGCGTCGGAGGTCCCAGCGGACCCCGACGCGCGGGTGTTCGTCATCTCGGTGGCCGCCGAACTGGCCGGGATGCACGCACAGACGTTGCGTAACTACGACCGGCTCGGCCTGGTCACCCCGCACCGCACCACCGGTGGCGGCCGCCGGTACTCGCCGCGGGACGTGGCGCTGTTGCGTGAAGTGCAGCGCCTGTCCCAGGACGAGGGCGTCAACCTCGCCGGCATCAAGCGGATCATCGAGCTGACCAACCAGGTCGAGGCGCTGCAGCACCGCGTCGACGAGATGGCCGCCGAGATCGCCCGCGTCCACGCCAGTTACCGCCGGGACCTGGTGCCCATCCCGCGCAGCAACGCGCTCGTCGTCTGGAAGCCGCGCAACCAGCGCTGA
- the dnaJ gene encoding molecular chaperone DnaJ, with protein sequence MSQREWIEKDFYKELGVSSDASADEIKKAYRKLARDLHPDANPGDTKAEERFKTVSEAHAVLSDPAKRKEYDEARRLFASGGFGPGAGYSTGGGGFGGGGFDINDLFGGGGGGAAGGDGGLGDLFGGLFNRGGGGRTTASRPHRGSDVETETTLEFREAAQGVTVPLRLTSRSACTTCHGSGAEPGTSPRVCPRCNGTGVVSRNQGAFGFSEPCDDCRGTGSIIDDPCADCHGNGVTNRTRTITVRVPSGVSDGQRIRLAGQGEAGLRGAPSGDLYVTVHVRPDKVFGRNNDDLTLVVPVSYGELVLGTTLSVPTLDGRVGVKVPAGTADGRILRVRGRGVPKRGGGAGDLLVTVKVTVPQKLDDPATEALQTYLEAEKASGFDPRAGWAGA encoded by the coding sequence GTGAGCCAACGGGAGTGGATCGAAAAGGACTTCTACAAGGAACTGGGTGTCTCTTCCGACGCCTCCGCCGACGAGATCAAGAAGGCGTACCGCAAGCTGGCCCGGGATCTGCATCCCGACGCCAACCCCGGTGACACCAAGGCGGAGGAGCGTTTCAAGACGGTCAGTGAGGCGCATGCCGTCCTGTCCGACCCCGCGAAGCGCAAGGAGTACGACGAGGCCCGCCGCTTGTTCGCGAGCGGCGGCTTCGGCCCCGGAGCCGGATACAGCACCGGCGGTGGCGGTTTCGGCGGCGGCGGCTTCGACATCAACGACCTGTTCGGTGGTGGCGGCGGCGGTGCCGCCGGCGGCGACGGTGGCCTCGGTGACCTGTTCGGCGGGCTGTTCAACCGCGGTGGCGGTGGCCGCACCACGGCGTCGCGTCCGCACCGCGGCAGCGACGTCGAGACGGAGACCACGCTCGAGTTCCGCGAGGCCGCCCAGGGCGTGACGGTTCCGCTGCGCCTGACCAGCAGGTCGGCGTGCACCACATGCCACGGCAGCGGTGCCGAGCCGGGTACCAGCCCGCGGGTGTGCCCGCGCTGCAACGGAACCGGCGTGGTCAGCCGCAACCAGGGTGCGTTCGGTTTCAGTGAGCCGTGCGACGACTGCCGCGGCACCGGGTCGATCATCGACGATCCGTGCGCCGACTGCCACGGAAACGGCGTCACCAACCGCACCCGCACCATCACCGTCCGGGTTCCCTCGGGCGTGAGTGACGGCCAGCGGATCCGCCTGGCGGGTCAGGGTGAGGCCGGGCTGCGGGGTGCACCGTCCGGCGACCTGTACGTCACCGTCCACGTGCGTCCCGACAAGGTGTTCGGGCGCAACAACGACGATCTGACGCTGGTGGTGCCGGTCAGTTATGGCGAATTGGTGCTCGGTACGACCCTGTCGGTGCCGACACTGGACGGCCGTGTGGGCGTGAAGGTTCCGGCCGGAACCGCGGACGGGCGGATTCTCAGGGTGCGAGGGCGCGGTGTGCCCAAGCGCGGCGGAGGCGCCGGCGATCTGCTGGTCACCGTGAAGGTTACGGTGCCGCAGAAGCTCGACGACCCCGCCACCGAGGCACTCCAGACCTATCTGGAGGCAGAGAAGGCCAGCGGATTCGATCCGCGGGCAGGATGGGCCGGCGCCTGA
- the grpE gene encoding nucleotide exchange factor GrpE, whose amino-acid sequence MTAENPEREPVTADDQVDATTTPAASEEAAGAGAAETDDLTAITSELEKASTELGYAKAEIANIRRNALARIDRAVEDERVAVVGKFLDLVDDLDRARAHGDLESGPLKALSDKLAGVLDGLGLEGFGAEGDAFSAELHEAVQMEGDGDNPVLGAVLRKGYRLGERVLRTAMVTVTDGAPAADAAAE is encoded by the coding sequence GTGACGGCGGAAAACCCCGAGCGCGAACCGGTGACGGCCGACGATCAGGTCGACGCCACCACCACCCCGGCTGCCTCCGAGGAGGCGGCCGGGGCCGGTGCGGCCGAGACGGACGATCTGACCGCGATCACCTCCGAACTCGAGAAGGCCAGCACCGAGCTGGGCTACGCGAAGGCGGAGATCGCCAACATCCGCCGCAACGCGTTGGCCCGGATCGATCGGGCCGTCGAGGACGAGAGGGTCGCGGTGGTCGGGAAGTTCCTCGACCTCGTCGACGATCTCGACCGGGCACGCGCCCACGGGGATCTGGAGTCGGGACCGCTGAAGGCGCTGTCCGACAAGCTCGCCGGTGTGCTCGACGGTCTCGGCCTCGAGGGGTTCGGCGCCGAGGGCGATGCCTTCTCCGCGGAACTGCACGAGGCCGTGCAGATGGAGGGTGACGGTGACAACCCCGTCCTCGGGGCAGTGCTGCGCAAGGGCTACCGCCTGGGCGAACGAGTGCTCCGCACGGCGATGGTGACCGTCACCGACGGCGCGCCTGCAGCCGATGCGGCAGCCGAGTAG